The genome window GCTGAATCGGCGTCAGCGGATTCTTGATCTCGTGCGCGAGCCGGCGCGCGACCTCACCCCATGCAACTGAACGCTGCGCGGAAATCACGTCGGAGATGTCGTCGAACACGACGACGTAACCGGACGTCTGCGGATCGTCGGCCTGCCCCTCGACCGTCGACACGAGGCGCGTGCCGCGCACGAGCAACGTCAGCGGATCGGCTTCGCCCGGCACCTCGATCGCGAACTGCTGCTGCCAGTGGCCGCGATCGCCGCTGCCGCCGTCGGACGCCGCCTCGCGATCGGCAAACGCCTTGCGCACCATCGCGCCGAACCCGGCGGCCACGCCGATCCGGTCGAGCGTCGTGCCGATCAGCGTGTTGAACGGCTGCCGGAAGATCCGCTCGGCGCCGCGATTGGCCGTCGTCAGCCGGAACTGCCGGTCGAGCACGAACACGCCGGCCGTCAGGTTCGCGAGGATGCTCTCGAGATACGTCTTCGAATGCTCGAGCGCGACGCGGTTCTTCTCGACCGCGAGCCGCGCCTCGGACAACTGACGCGTCATCGCGTTGAACGACTGCGTGAGGAAGCCGAGCTCGTCGCGCGTCTTGATCTCGCGCTTCGGCGTGTAGTCGCCTTCGGTGACCTCCTTCGTGCCCTGCGCGAGCAGGAACAGCGGCCGCGCGAGCTGCTGGCCGAGCGCGAGCGCGAGCATCATCGCGATGAAGGTCGCGAGGAACAGCGCAAGCGTCAGCGTGCCGATGTACATCTTGCGCAGCCCCGTGCGGCCCAGCGACTTTTCCTGGTACTCGCGATACGCGCGCTGCACGGCGTCCGCGTTGTGGGCAAGCGTCGGCGGCACCGGCTGCGTGAGCTGCAGGAAGCGTTCCGCCGGCTGCAGCAACGACGTCGATGCATCGGGAATCGGCCGCACGACGCGCAACCGCAGCGCACCCTTCGCGCCGTGCGCGCGCGGGTCGCCGTCGACTTCACCCTCGATCGCCGCGTACGCGCCGTGTTCGCGCGCCTGGTTCAGCATCAGCGGCGTCGGCAGGTCGTCCGGAATCAGTGCCGCGAAATTGCCCGACGCCTGCGCGACGATGTGCAGGTCGGGCGCCGCACCCGAGCCGCCGCGGCTCGGCTCGACGATCGTCGCGTCCTGCACGCCGAACTGGTCGCGCAGGCGCAGCAGCGTGAGCGTCGTGCCGTTGGTGTTCGCATCGACGCTCGCGAGCTGGTCGGACATCAGCCGCGCCTTCGTCTGCAGATCGGACAGCGACGCATCGAGCATCCCGCGGCCGAGGTTCAGGCCGGCCGTCAGCGCCGTCTCGACGTTCACGTCGAACCACGACTCGATACTGCGCGACACGAACTGGTACGACACGATGTAGATGATCCCGCCCGGCACCACGCCGACGAGCGCGAAGAACACCGCGAGCTTCGCGAGCAGCCGCGTGCCGAACTTGCCCTTCCTCAGGCGCACGACGATCATCCCGATCAGCCCGAGCACCACGAGCAGGAACACGAGCGCGACGACGATGTTCGTCGCGTACAGCCACGAGTAGTAGCGGTCGAAGAATTCGGTGTTCGCGCTCGCGGCCGCGAGCAGCACGAGCAGCAGCAGCGCGGTCAGCGCGACGGTCGAGACGATCACGCGAATGAGGAGGCTCTTCCCGCTGGCCGCGCGGCGCACTTTATTTAGCACGTTCGGTCACCGTGAAGTTGAAGCGCTTCCAGTCGGACCCGAGCGTCCAGTCGCGGTTGTTCACGGCATCGACCTGGAACGGCTTCGGCATCAGCGCCGTATCGAGCTGCATCCGCACCGACGCCGTGTAGGTTTCACCGGCGCGCACCTGGTTGCGGTCGATCACGTGCCACGACGTGATGTGCCTGACGACCGCGAGCGCGTCCTTCAGCGACGGGAAACCGAGCTGCAGGCCGCCCGTCGACACGCGATACTCGCGCGTGAGCGGCTGGAACGACAGGCGGATCGTCTGCGTCACCGCCACCGGCTGCTCGTCGAACCAGTACCAGCGCGCACGGCTCAACTCGAAGTCGGTCGTGAAATAAAGCGGAATGCCCTTGTTGACGGCATCCTCGAGGTTCGGGTTCAGTTCGAAATCGAAGCGTGCGTCGAGCGCCCAGCCGCTTCCGTCGGACTGGAGCGACGCGCGCTGCACGGCGATCGACTCGGCATGCGCCGGCCGGACGACGGCCAGGCACAGCGTCAACGCGACCATCAGGACGGCCGCGAGCCGAAGTGGAAAAAGGTGTTTGATCGTCACCGTTTCTGAAACCGCGCGTAGAAAAATCCGTCGTGATCGGTGTTCTGGTCGAGTGCGCCGGCGGCCGCCCCTCCCTGCACTCCGCCCGGCAGCAGCTGGCCGGGGGCGTCCAATCGTACCGCATCTTCACAGGCCGCTTCAAACCAGCGGGCCTGCAGTTCGCCTTCCTCGGGGAAGACCGAACAGGTCACGTAAAGCAGTTCGCCGCCCGGCTTCACGAGCGGCCACAACGCCGCCAGGATGCGGCGCTGTTCCGCGACGAGCGCCGGGATGTCGGCCTCGCGGCGCAGCCAGCGAATGTCAGGGTGCCGACGCACGATGCCGGACGCCGAGCACGGCACGTCCGCAAGGATGCGGTCGAACGGGCGCCCGTCGTACCACGCATCGGGCGCACCCGCATCGCCGACACGCACGTCCGCTTCGAGCGACAGTCGCACGAGGTTCTCGCCGATCCGTGCCGCGCGCGCGGCGTCGCTTTCCAGCGCGACGACTTCCGCATCGGCCAATTCGAGAATATGACCGGTCTTGCCGCCGGGCGCCGCGCATGCGTCGAGCACGCGCATGCCGTCGCGCGCACCGAGCCACTCGGCGGCGAGCTGCGCGCCGGCGTCCTGCACCGACACGACACCGTCGGCAAACCCCGGAATGCGATCGACCGGCAGCGCCGACGCGAGCCGCACCGCATGCCGGCCGATCGCAGTCGCGTCGATCCCGTTCTCGCGCAGCGTCTCGAGATACGCGTCGACGCTCGCGCGGCGCGCGTTCACCCGCAGCGTCAGCGGCCCTTGCCGCTCGCCGGCCGCGAGGATCGCCTGCCATGCGTCGGGCCACGCGCGCTGCACCGAAGCGACCCACCACGCGCGGTAGTTCCAGCGCGCGACGACATCGTCCTGCAGCGCCGCGACGAGCGTGTCGCGCTCGCGCAGGAAACGGCGCAGCACCGCGTTGACCATCCCCTTCGCGAACGCGCATTCGCGGCGCGCGCCGATCACGGTCACTGCCTGGTCGACCACCGTGAACGCCGGATACGCGGCCTCGTCCGCCGGGTCGAGCAGCAGCGCGAACGCACCGGCGAGCACCGCGTGCACGTAGGCGGGCGGCGCCTTGCTGATGAGCCGGCCGATCAGCCAGTCCGCACTGCCGAGACGGCGCATCGTCCGGTAAGCGACGTCCTGCGTCGCCCCGCGCGCGAGCGCCTGCGCACCGGACGGCATCTGCGCGAATACCGCCGACAGCGCAGCCGGCAGCGCGGTGCCGCGCCGCACCGCATCGACCGCCTGCGCGGCCGCGTCGAGGGCGAAGCCGAGCGAATCGGGCGCGAGATGCAGCGCGGACAGGCGCGCCGGGCGGCCGGAAGAAGACGGAGCGGTAGAACGGGTTCGTGTCATCGGAGCAAATTCGGCAAACAAGCGCGGCCAACGGGCACAGCAAGCCAATGCGGCAAACGGCGGGATCGCGGCGCCCGTGGGCTCTGCCATCCCAAACCGGGCATTGTAGCGTGCGATGCTGCAGGCCCTTTGGCCCCTTTACGGCACGCGCAAATGAAACACCCCGCAGCGCGAAGCGTGCGGGGTGGTGTGACGGCCCCCGCGCGGCAACTGCCGCACGGTGTGCCGTGGCTTAGTCGAAGCGGCCGGTACGCGCCATCTCCATCAGGCGCGCGATGCGCTCCTCGGTGGCCGGGTGCGTCGAGAACAGATTCTGCAGGCCGCCACCGTGCAGCGGGTTCATGATCATCATCTGCGCGGTGGCCGGATGCTGCTCGGCCGCCTGGAACGGGATGCCCGCCGCATAGCGATGGATCTTGTCGAGCGCGGTCGCGAGCGATTGCGGATCGCCGGAAATCTGCGCGCCGCCGCGGTCGGCCTCGAACTCGCGAGCCCGCGAAATCGCCATCTGGATCAACGCGCCTGCGATCGGTGCGAGCAGCGCGACCGCGATACCCGCGATCGGGTTGGCCGGCCGGCCGTTCTCGTCGCGCCCGCCGAAGAACATCGCGAAGTTCGCGATGGCCGAGATCGCGCCCGCCATCGTCGCGGTGATCGTCGAGATCAGGATGTCGCGGTGCTTCACGTGCGCAAGCTCGTGCGCCATCACGCCGCGCATCTCGCGCTCCGACAGCACGCGCAGGATGCCCGTTGTCGCGGCGACGGCCGCGTGCTCGGGGTTGCGGCCCGTTGCGAACGCATTCGGCGCATCCTCGTTGATCAGGTAGACGCGCGGCATCGGCAGGTTCGCGCGCGTGGCCAGCTCGCGCACCATCCGGTAGAACTGCGGCGCCGTGTTCTCGTCGACTTCCTGCGCGTTGTACATGCGCAGCACCATCTTGTCCGAGAACCAGTAAGAGAAGAAATTCATGCCGAGCGCGAACAGCAGCGCGATCGTCATGCCCCGCGAGCCGCCGATCATCCCGCCGATCACGATGAACAGGGCCGTGATCGCGGCCATCAGCATCGCCGTTTTGACCCAATTGAACATACCCACTCCTTATCCGTCAGGGGACCCGCCGCGCATCAAAAGGGCACGGCGGAAAATTGTAAGCGTTTTGTTAGATAAGGTCTTGCCGGAAAAATTCAATCTCACCGTTGCGATGTTGCAAGACGAAGACCGAGGCCGACGAAAGCGCTGCCGACCGTGCGGTCAAGCCACTTCTTGACGCCCGGCTTGCCGGAGAAGCGTGCCGTGACACTGCCCGCGACCCACGCGACGAGGCTGGTCCACACCGTGCTCATCACGACGAACACACCGCCGAGGGTCAGGAACGCCCATGCCTTGTGCGGGCTGTCGGCCGACACGAACTGCGGGAAGAACGACACGAAGAACAGCACGACCTTCGGGTTCAGCACGTTGGTCCAGAAGCCCTGCATGAACAGCTGGCGCAGCGGCTTCGCGGCTTGCGTGGCCGCCGTGCCCGACGGCTCGGCCGCCTGCTTCGCGATGATCATCCGCACGCCCAGGTAGATCAGGTAGGCGGCGCCGACCAGCTTGATCACCGTGAATGCGGCAGCCGACGCCGCGAGCAGCGCGGTCAGGCCGAATGCGCAGGCGAGCGCGTGAACGCAGCAGCCGGCCGAAATGCCGAACGCCGACATCAGCCCCGCGCCGCGGCCCTGCGCGACGCTGCGGCCGACGATATAGGCCGTATCGGGGCCGGGCGTGACGTTCAGCAGGAAGACTGCCAGCACGAAGAAGCCGAAATGGGTGATGCCGAACATGAAAACCTCGAAACCGGGGAGCGCAGGGAAATTCTACGCGCGCCTGCCGCGCCGCGCGACTCGACCATCCGGCCGATTGCGCACGCCCGGCAGGCCGTGTCGAATGGCGGTCAGGCAGCGTCAGGCAACGTCGGTCAGCGCGAAACGCTGGCCCGCGGCGAGCGGCGAGCCGGCCAGGAATTCGCGCGCGGGCAGCCGCTTGCCGCCCGGCTTCTGCAACTGCGTGACGCGCAGCGCACCGCTGCCGCACGCGACGACCACGCCTTCCGGCGCGGCTTCGACGATCGTGCCGGGCGCCGCGTCGCCGCGCGCCGCCACCGGCTCGGCTGCCCACAGCTTGATCGCCGCGCCGTCGAGCGTCGCGACGCCGCCCGGGAACGGATCGAACGCACGCACCTGGCGCGCAAGCACGTCGGCCGGCTTGCGCCAGTCGAGCGCCGCTTCGTGCTTGCCGATCTTTTCCGCATAGGTCACGCCGTCGGCCGGCTGCGGTGTCGCCGGCAGCACGCCGTCGCGCTCGAGCTGCACGAGCGCGTCGACGATCAGTCGCGCGCCTTCGGCGGCGAGCCGGTCGTGCAGCGTCGCGGTCGTCTCGTCGGGCGCGATCGCGATGCGCGCTTCCTCGATCATCGCGCCGGTGTCGAGGCCGATGTCCATCTGCATCAGCGTGACGCCCGTCTCGGCATCGCCGGCCTCGATCGCGCGGTGGATCGGCGCGGCGCCGCGCCAGCGCGGCAGCAGCGACGCGTGAATGTTGATGCAGCCGGCGCGCGGAATGTCGAGCACTTCCTGCGGCAGCAGCAGGCCGTAGGCGGCGACCACCATCACGTCATGCGGCGTCGAGCGCAGCAGCTCGATCGCGTCGGCCGCCTCGGCCGGGTACTTGCCCGCGCGGCGCAGCGACGGCGGTTGCGCGACGGGCATCCCGTGCTCGACGGCATAGCGCTTCACCGCGCTCGCCTGCAGTTTCATCCCGCGCCCGGCAGGGCGATCGGGCTGGGTGAGCACGAGCGGCACCGGAAAACCGGCCTCGTGGATC of Burkholderia sp. HI2500 contains these proteins:
- the esaS gene encoding sensor histidine kinase EsaS (Enhanced Sensitivity to Antibiotics Sensor), coding for MLNKVRRAASGKSLLIRVIVSTVALTALLLLVLLAAASANTEFFDRYYSWLYATNIVVALVFLLVVLGLIGMIVVRLRKGKFGTRLLAKLAVFFALVGVVPGGIIYIVSYQFVSRSIESWFDVNVETALTAGLNLGRGMLDASLSDLQTKARLMSDQLASVDANTNGTTLTLLRLRDQFGVQDATIVEPSRGGSGAAPDLHIVAQASGNFAALIPDDLPTPLMLNQAREHGAYAAIEGEVDGDPRAHGAKGALRLRVVRPIPDASTSLLQPAERFLQLTQPVPPTLAHNADAVQRAYREYQEKSLGRTGLRKMYIGTLTLALFLATFIAMMLALALGQQLARPLFLLAQGTKEVTEGDYTPKREIKTRDELGFLTQSFNAMTRQLSEARLAVEKNRVALEHSKTYLESILANLTAGVFVLDRQFRLTTANRGAERIFRQPFNTLIGTTLDRIGVAAGFGAMVRKAFADREAASDGGSGDRGHWQQQFAIEVPGEADPLTLLVRGTRLVSTVEGQADDPQTSGYVVVFDDISDVISAQRSVAWGEVARRLAHEIKNPLTPIQLSAERLQMKLSDKLAPPDADVLKRGATMIVNQVAAMKRMVDDFREYARTPPAVLSNLQLNELASEVLGLYGVGEGKSAIVAELAPSLPVIRGDATQLRQVIHNLLQNAQDSVAESAHPRVLIETKTVEYGDPDAEGKTRVAVRLTVSDNGPGFPARILTRAFEPYVTTKAKGTGLGLATVKKIVDEHGARIDLRNRMHGETVEGAQVSILFLQMASDAPGAESGVQDGAAPAKTKASEQTKAA
- a CDS encoding DUF4390 domain-containing protein, which encodes MTIKHLFPLRLAAVLMVALTLCLAVVRPAHAESIAVQRASLQSDGSGWALDARFDFELNPNLEDAVNKGIPLYFTTDFELSRARWYWFDEQPVAVTQTIRLSFQPLTREYRVSTGGLQLGFPSLKDALAVVRHITSWHVIDRNQVRAGETYTASVRMQLDTALMPKPFQVDAVNNRDWTLGSDWKRFNFTVTERAK
- the rsmB gene encoding 16S rRNA (cytosine(967)-C(5))-methyltransferase RsmB; the encoded protein is MTRTRSTAPSSSGRPARLSALHLAPDSLGFALDAAAQAVDAVRRGTALPAALSAVFAQMPSGAQALARGATQDVAYRTMRRLGSADWLIGRLISKAPPAYVHAVLAGAFALLLDPADEAAYPAFTVVDQAVTVIGARRECAFAKGMVNAVLRRFLRERDTLVAALQDDVVARWNYRAWWVASVQRAWPDAWQAILAAGERQGPLTLRVNARRASVDAYLETLRENGIDATAIGRHAVRLASALPVDRIPGFADGVVSVQDAGAQLAAEWLGARDGMRVLDACAAPGGKTGHILELADAEVVALESDAARAARIGENLVRLSLEADVRVGDAGAPDAWYDGRPFDRILADVPCSASGIVRRHPDIRWLRREADIPALVAEQRRILAALWPLVKPGGELLYVTCSVFPEEGELQARWFEAACEDAVRLDAPGQLLPGGVQGGAAAGALDQNTDHDGFFYARFQKR
- the htpX gene encoding zinc metalloprotease HtpX, producing the protein MFNWVKTAMLMAAITALFIVIGGMIGGSRGMTIALLFALGMNFFSYWFSDKMVLRMYNAQEVDENTAPQFYRMVRELATRANLPMPRVYLINEDAPNAFATGRNPEHAAVAATTGILRVLSEREMRGVMAHELAHVKHRDILISTITATMAGAISAIANFAMFFGGRDENGRPANPIAGIAVALLAPIAGALIQMAISRAREFEADRGGAQISGDPQSLATALDKIHRYAAGIPFQAAEQHPATAQMMIMNPLHGGGLQNLFSTHPATEERIARLMEMARTGRFD
- a CDS encoding LysE family translocator, with the protein product MFGITHFGFFVLAVFLLNVTPGPDTAYIVGRSVAQGRGAGLMSAFGISAGCCVHALACAFGLTALLAASAAAFTVIKLVGAAYLIYLGVRMIIAKQAAEPSGTAATQAAKPLRQLFMQGFWTNVLNPKVVLFFVSFFPQFVSADSPHKAWAFLTLGGVFVVMSTVWTSLVAWVAGSVTARFSGKPGVKKWLDRTVGSAFVGLGLRLATSQR
- the fmt gene encoding methionyl-tRNA formyltransferase, with translation MTHTLRVVFAGTPEFAAAALAAIHEAGFPVPLVLTQPDRPAGRGMKLQASAVKRYAVEHGMPVAQPPSLRRAGKYPAEAADAIELLRSTPHDVMVVAAYGLLLPQEVLDIPRAGCINIHASLLPRWRGAAPIHRAIEAGDAETGVTLMQMDIGLDTGAMIEEARIAIAPDETTATLHDRLAAEGARLIVDALVQLERDGVLPATPQPADGVTYAEKIGKHEAALDWRKPADVLARQVRAFDPFPGGVATLDGAAIKLWAAEPVAARGDAAPGTIVEAAPEGVVVACGSGALRVTQLQKPGGKRLPAREFLAGSPLAAGQRFALTDVA